One genomic region from Candidatus Caldarchaeum subterraneum encodes:
- a CDS encoding glutamate dehydrogenase (NAD(P)+) yields the protein MIARPGRVVELNLGQAVGWLVIDYFIMGISWGGVRIASDVTRAETEMLARLMTLKSSLAGIPVGGAKTGIAADPLNVDKKNLIQKFVEKTKELLVKGSYIPGSDIGFSEEDLQYLYSILGDRRRPTLHRGQSILSDTGLAVAESLHASIEALRHIKNIEDVEMFSLQGFGNMGTAAAHLLGRRGYIMVAVSNRYHTLFDPKGLDIDQLLDLRTRHGENCLRIYAERNPASRLLPPTDITNIKTDIFVPGARPKTITGPIPCRIVAPIANYPISVTTARILEHTGINIIPDIISTAGGAIASALTLLNRSFEENRKTISKITHYNMKKAVTMAQRKIQHPSKKPTIWRGAG from the coding sequence TTGATTGCTCGTCCGGGGCGGGTTGTGGAGCTAAACCTTGGACAGGCCGTTGGATGGCTTGTCATAGACTATTTCATAATGGGGATCAGCTGGGGCGGTGTAAGAATAGCCAGCGACGTAACTAGGGCGGAGACGGAGATGCTGGCCCGGCTGATGACCCTTAAGTCGTCTTTGGCAGGTATACCGGTCGGCGGGGCCAAAACAGGGATAGCGGCTGACCCGCTCAATGTCGACAAGAAAAACCTAATACAGAAATTTGTTGAAAAAACCAAAGAATTACTGGTTAAGGGAAGCTACATCCCCGGCTCAGACATAGGGTTCAGCGAAGAAGACCTACAATATCTTTACTCAATTTTAGGTGACAGGCGGCGACCCACACTACATAGAGGGCAATCAATTCTATCAGATACAGGGCTTGCCGTGGCAGAGAGTCTACACGCATCCATAGAGGCGCTCAGACACATCAAAAACATTGAGGACGTGGAGATGTTTTCTCTGCAGGGGTTCGGAAACATGGGAACCGCCGCGGCTCACCTCTTAGGCAGACGTGGATACATCATGGTTGCAGTATCCAACAGGTATCATACTCTCTTTGACCCCAAAGGCTTGGACATCGACCAGCTACTGGATTTAAGGACTAGACACGGTGAAAACTGTCTCAGAATCTATGCCGAGAGGAACCCCGCCTCCCGTCTCCTACCGCCCACAGACATCACAAACATCAAGACAGACATATTCGTTCCGGGCGCAAGACCAAAAACCATTACAGGACCAATACCCTGTAGAATAGTGGCCCCAATAGCCAACTACCCCATATCCGTAACAACCGCCCGCATCCTCGAACACACGGGCATCAACATAATACCCGACATAATATCAACAGCCGGAGGAGCGATAGCCAGCGCCCTAACATTATTGAACAGAAGTTTCGAGGAAAACAGGAAAACAATATCAAAGATTACACACTACAACATGAAAAAAGCAGTGACCATGGCCCAGAGAAAAATACAACACCCCTCGAAGAAGCCTACAATATGGCGTGGCGCAGGATAA
- a CDS encoding peptidase M24, with translation MARWGVDAVVVYGESTASCPELAYVVRAPVARGGLYVKKRGEEPLLVVSNLDVESAKTGQVRLVKTYNDYGFREFVRRFGRGRGWAEFVAEVLRREKVGGGLVLAGRFEAGQAVFLADLLRRKGFRVKASPSPSLLDLCRRTKDSWEVDRVREAGRKTVAVVQRVEKILEESRVAGDKVLYENKPLTANVLRQAVRQACAEQGLNLVEGFIIAVGAESADPHYSGEKDTPIKPGEPVLLDIFPADTTGYRYDFTRTYCVGRAKPLLRKMYADTVEAQRIALDMIRENIGCEAPFIRVCRLYMARGWPTPLSRQPVERGFVHGLGHGLGLTIGEEPYLTRFSRDPLLSGDVVTVEPGLYEKGFGGVRVEDVVLVESSRCTVLAEHRRELEL, from the coding sequence ATGGCTCGTTGGGGTGTTGACGCTGTTGTGGTGTATGGCGAGTCGACGGCCTCTTGTCCTGAGTTGGCTTATGTTGTGCGGGCTCCGGTTGCGCGGGGTGGTTTGTATGTTAAGAAGAGAGGTGAGGAACCTCTTCTGGTTGTAAGCAACTTGGATGTGGAGAGCGCGAAAACTGGTCAGGTGCGTTTGGTCAAGACCTATAATGATTATGGGTTTAGAGAGTTTGTCCGCAGGTTTGGCCGCGGCCGTGGCTGGGCCGAGTTTGTTGCCGAGGTTCTGCGGAGGGAGAAAGTTGGTGGAGGGCTTGTTCTGGCGGGCAGGTTTGAAGCGGGTCAAGCGGTTTTTCTCGCCGACCTTCTCCGCCGCAAAGGCTTCAGGGTCAAAGCCTCTCCAAGCCCCTCGCTCCTCGACCTCTGTAGAAGAACAAAGGATAGCTGGGAGGTTGACCGCGTCAGAGAAGCCGGGCGGAAAACCGTCGCAGTTGTTCAGCGTGTGGAGAAGATTCTCGAGGAAAGCCGCGTGGCAGGTGATAAGGTGCTTTATGAGAACAAGCCGCTGACAGCCAACGTCCTTCGACAAGCTGTTCGACAGGCATGCGCAGAACAGGGGCTAAACCTCGTGGAAGGCTTCATCATCGCCGTCGGAGCAGAGTCAGCGGACCCACACTACAGCGGCGAAAAAGACACACCAATAAAACCCGGCGAACCTGTTCTCCTCGACATTTTTCCCGCAGACACTACGGGCTATCGCTACGATTTTACAAGAACCTATTGTGTTGGAAGAGCCAAGCCACTGCTACGCAAAATGTATGCGGACACCGTTGAAGCCCAGAGAATTGCTTTGGACATGATTAGGGAAAACATAGGCTGCGAGGCGCCGTTTATACGGGTGTGCCGCCTCTACATGGCCCGTGGATGGCCTACGCCGCTTAGCAGACAGCCTGTTGAACGCGGATTTGTTCACGGCCTCGGGCACGGGCTGGGTTTGACGATTGGTGAGGAGCCTTATCTCACACGCTTCAGCCGAGACCCCCTTCTCTCGGGAGATGTTGTGACGGTGGAGCCGGGGCTTTATGAGAAAGGATTCGGCGGTGTACGTGTGGAGGATGTTGTTCTGGTGGAGAGCAGCCGCTGCACTGTATTAGCCGAGCATAGACGGGAGCTGGAGCTTTAG
- a CDS encoding histidyl-tRNA synthetase, which translates to MSFEPPRGMDDLLPEEFAVKQRIVDVIREIYRLYGYEEVETPTLEYLELFEAKSGEEIRHRMFVFDDPHGRKLVLRPEVTASVARLVASKLSRRPLPLRLGYIADCYRYDEPQWGRRRRFWQGGLELFGSRDPMSDAEIILASRDVFQRLGLVEQRFKIGHVGIMRGIMDNVEQKTQDIILSLIDRKMFTEARQLMEQHLDKDAVETLWRLAEHRGGLEVVERARDMVSPWPKAMQSLENLETIVSLIMNVDPNISIEVDLGFARGLEYYTGMIFEQKLEGEQLSFNGGGRYDGLVELFGGKPTPAVGCSIGITRIQMHLLGRKTQTTPFPQQSFSQYYRTKRHPTLCL; encoded by the coding sequence TTGTCCTTCGAGCCTCCACGCGGCATGGATGACCTGCTTCCCGAAGAGTTCGCGGTGAAGCAGCGGATAGTGGACGTGATACGTGAGATTTATAGGCTGTATGGCTACGAGGAGGTTGAGACACCCACCCTAGAATATCTCGAACTCTTTGAGGCAAAGTCGGGAGAAGAAATAAGGCATCGCATGTTTGTTTTCGACGACCCACACGGCCGCAAACTGGTGCTGCGCCCAGAAGTCACAGCATCTGTGGCACGGCTTGTCGCATCCAAGCTTTCTCGGAGGCCTCTGCCGCTACGGCTGGGCTACATCGCCGACTGTTACAGATATGATGAGCCGCAGTGGGGTAGGAGGCGGAGGTTTTGGCAGGGTGGGCTTGAGCTTTTCGGAAGCAGAGACCCCATGAGCGATGCCGAGATTATTCTGGCGAGCAGGGATGTTTTTCAGAGACTGGGGCTTGTTGAGCAGCGTTTCAAGATAGGCCACGTCGGAATAATGAGGGGAATCATGGATAATGTTGAGCAGAAAACGCAGGACATCATACTTTCCCTCATCGACCGCAAAATGTTTACAGAGGCACGGCAGCTGATGGAGCAGCATCTCGATAAAGACGCTGTGGAAACGCTTTGGCGTCTCGCAGAGCATCGAGGAGGCTTGGAAGTGGTTGAAAGGGCCCGCGACATGGTTTCACCCTGGCCCAAGGCCATGCAGTCACTGGAAAACCTTGAAACAATCGTTTCACTCATCATGAACGTTGACCCAAACATCTCGATCGAGGTGGACCTCGGATTCGCACGTGGGCTTGAATACTACACCGGGATGATTTTTGAACAGAAACTTGAAGGGGAGCAGTTGTCGTTTAACGGCGGCGGCCGCTACGACGGGTTGGTGGAGCTATTCGGCGGAAAACCCACTCCAGCTGTCGGCTGCTCCATCGGCATAACACGCATCCAGATGCATCTCCTCGGCAGAAAAACACAAACTACACCATTCCCCCAACAATCCTTCTCACAGTATTATCGGACAAAGCGTCATCCTACGCTCTGCTTGTAG
- a CDS encoding 2-alkenal reductase, which yields MTNGSAKLVTAVVALAVVLVGLNFFFYVTVREDVLGLQQAVSSLQTQAVEKTVTLVSHVTSVVTVAGNRPSYADIFDMVKDSVVLIRVFSSAGGAVGSGFVYDTEGHIVTNNHVVAGASSIRVVFYNGEMYAARVVGTDVDSDLAVIKLENPPKNLKPLKLGNSTELRIGEEVIAIGNPFGLEGTLTTGVVSQKGRLLPTGRGYSIPGVIQTDAAINPGNSGGPLLNMRGEVVGVNTAIEPGGVGIGYAVPSSIVARVVPALIKDGVYRRSWMGISGTTLDMDIAAAGGYNVTRGVLISQVVNNSPAQSAGLRGGDRTVVVNGVQVIVGGDVIVAVNGVPINSIDELLVYMEEKTSPGQTITLNIVRNNQFITVSLTLSTRP from the coding sequence ATGACAAACGGCTCTGCGAAACTGGTTACCGCGGTTGTAGCTTTAGCCGTTGTCTTGGTTGGGCTCAACTTCTTTTTCTACGTCACTGTGAGAGAGGATGTTTTGGGTCTTCAGCAAGCTGTTTCCTCGCTGCAGACCCAGGCAGTGGAAAAAACTGTCACCCTTGTCTCACACGTCACCTCCGTGGTGACCGTCGCTGGAAACCGTCCCAGCTATGCCGACATCTTTGACATGGTGAAGGACTCGGTGGTTTTGATACGTGTTTTTTCCTCAGCGGGCGGGGCTGTGGGCAGCGGGTTCGTGTATGACACCGAGGGCCACATAGTGACAAACAACCATGTCGTGGCCGGCGCCTCTTCAATCAGGGTAGTGTTTTACAACGGCGAGATGTATGCCGCGCGGGTGGTTGGGACGGATGTTGACAGCGACTTGGCTGTGATAAAGCTGGAGAACCCGCCAAAGAACCTTAAGCCTCTGAAGCTGGGAAACTCGACGGAGCTCAGAATAGGAGAAGAGGTGATAGCTATAGGTAACCCGTTCGGGCTTGAGGGGACACTGACCACCGGTGTGGTGAGCCAGAAGGGCAGGCTTCTCCCGACTGGCAGAGGCTACTCAATACCGGGCGTCATACAAACAGACGCGGCCATCAACCCGGGAAACTCCGGAGGCCCGTTGCTCAACATGAGGGGCGAGGTTGTCGGGGTAAACACCGCGATAGAGCCGGGCGGGGTTGGAATCGGCTACGCCGTGCCATCGTCAATAGTCGCGCGGGTTGTTCCAGCACTGATTAAAGACGGGGTTTACAGACGGAGCTGGATGGGGATTAGCGGAACGACTCTTGACATGGACATAGCTGCCGCGGGAGGATACAACGTCACCCGAGGAGTTTTGATATCACAGGTCGTGAACAACAGTCCTGCGCAGAGTGCGGGTCTCCGAGGAGGTGATAGAACGGTGGTTGTTAACGGTGTTCAGGTTATTGTCGGCGGCGATGTGATAGTGGCTGTCAACGGGGTGCCGATAAACAGCATCGACGAGCTTCTTGTATACATGGAGGAGAAAACCAGCCCCGGCCAAACCATAACGCTGAACATCGTGAGAAACAACCAGTTCATCACCGTCTCTCTAACACTCTCCACAAGGCCATGA
- a CDS encoding 5-carboxymethyl-2-hydroxymuconate isomerase, with amino-acid sequence MKLLSFEKYGDRRVGLLTGKGVLDLPSAYKLVYGEDAPRWLYSMRSFLIAGEDSARLVEKLRNKAAQYGDGPPLYYKESEIVFKAPVPDARKILCVAANYVMHGQEMKITVPEKPYFFGKFGNTLIGHGENIIIPRTSTMVDYEIELAVVIGKKGKYIPAKQADEYIAGYMVFNDVSFRDKQLPPGWPEKLNPFGQNWILGKSLDTAAPCGPYLVTRDEVGSPYPLRLVLKVNGEVRQNGSTDEMFFKIGELIEYISDGLTLEPGDIIATGTPAGVAAAGKRYLRDGDLVEAEIEKVGLLRNRCVKET; translated from the coding sequence ATGAAGCTGCTGTCTTTTGAGAAATATGGAGACAGGAGGGTTGGGCTGTTAACTGGCAAAGGGGTTTTAGACCTGCCTAGCGCATATAAACTGGTTTATGGTGAGGATGCCCCGCGATGGCTCTACTCTATGAGAAGCTTCTTGATAGCGGGCGAGGATTCGGCACGGCTTGTGGAGAAGCTGAGGAACAAGGCGGCGCAGTATGGTGACGGGCCGCCTCTATACTACAAGGAATCCGAAATAGTTTTCAAGGCCCCTGTTCCTGATGCTAGGAAGATTTTGTGCGTAGCAGCCAATTACGTGATGCATGGGCAGGAGATGAAAATCACCGTCCCCGAGAAGCCGTATTTTTTCGGAAAATTCGGCAACACCTTAATCGGGCACGGGGAGAACATAATTATCCCACGCACCTCAACCATGGTGGACTACGAGATAGAGCTTGCCGTCGTAATCGGTAAAAAAGGCAAATACATTCCAGCTAAACAAGCTGACGAATACATAGCTGGATACATGGTTTTCAACGACGTAAGCTTTCGGGACAAGCAATTGCCGCCGGGTTGGCCGGAGAAGCTGAACCCCTTCGGCCAAAACTGGATACTTGGAAAAAGCCTCGACACAGCCGCTCCATGCGGCCCCTACCTTGTCACAAGAGATGAGGTAGGCAGCCCGTATCCGCTCAGGCTTGTGTTGAAGGTGAACGGGGAGGTGCGTCAAAACGGCTCCACCGATGAAATGTTCTTCAAAATCGGTGAACTAATCGAATACATCTCCGACGGGTTAACCCTTGAACCCGGAGACATCATAGCGACTGGAACACCAGCCGGCGTAGCCGCCGCGGGTAAACGGTATCTGAGAGACGGCGACCTCGTAGAGGCCGAGATTGAGAAGGTGGGGCTGTTGAGGAATCGGTGTGTCAAAGAGACCTAG
- a CDS encoding methylmalonate-semialdehyde dehydrogenase, with translation MQAQQFLGLSFGRLRNFVNGVWMDSRTEVWRPVYDPGAGRIIAEVPYATDEEVNSAVEAAAEAFEKWSRTPFLERVKYLFEVKHVLENHLDELAAINTLNHGKTLDESRGDLRRAIENVDAAIAAAYTLAKGEMLHEISPRIDEYSVKEPLGVFAVISPFNFPIMIPFWFFPYAIALGNTVVIKPSDVTPVPMTRVMEILQQEVKLPPGVLNLVHGGKETAEALVKHPHVKGVCFVGSTPAARNIYRLAGEHGKRCIAQGGAKNYIVVMPDADMDVTIPATVSSFFGNTGQRCLAGSNLLVVDKGFKKSFLDKFSRRSKELVIGHGLVQGVEMGPLVNKAAQTRVKTYVEKGVEEGARLLLDGTEVSVQQFPDGFYLGANIFDEVTPDMTIAREEIFGPVASVITASSLDEAIETINTRTDYGNMACIFTSSGSNAAKFIKNVNAGNIGVNIGVAAPAAYFPFAGRKNSFYGVLHGQIDSVDFFTDKKVVITRW, from the coding sequence ATGCAAGCTCAGCAGTTCCTGGGTCTTTCGTTTGGAAGGTTGCGTAACTTTGTCAACGGAGTGTGGATGGACTCGCGGACTGAGGTGTGGAGGCCGGTTTATGACCCCGGTGCTGGACGGATTATCGCCGAGGTTCCCTATGCAACCGATGAAGAGGTAAACTCTGCCGTAGAAGCCGCTGCAGAAGCTTTCGAGAAATGGAGCCGCACACCTTTCCTCGAACGCGTAAAATACCTCTTCGAAGTTAAGCACGTCCTCGAGAATCATTTGGACGAGTTGGCCGCGATTAACACTCTTAACCATGGGAAGACACTTGATGAAAGCCGTGGCGACTTGCGGAGGGCGATTGAGAACGTGGACGCCGCTATCGCTGCAGCCTATACCTTGGCGAAGGGTGAGATGCTGCATGAGATTTCGCCGCGGATTGATGAGTATTCTGTAAAGGAGCCGCTTGGAGTGTTTGCGGTCATAAGCCCGTTCAATTTCCCGATAATGATTCCGTTCTGGTTTTTCCCCTACGCCATCGCCTTGGGCAACACGGTTGTGATAAAGCCCAGCGACGTAACTCCTGTGCCGATGACTCGTGTGATGGAGATTCTGCAGCAAGAGGTTAAGCTGCCGCCCGGTGTTTTAAACCTTGTCCACGGCGGAAAAGAGACAGCGGAGGCGCTTGTCAAGCATCCCCATGTTAAAGGTGTTTGTTTTGTCGGCTCAACACCTGCGGCGAGGAACATCTACAGGTTGGCGGGTGAGCATGGGAAACGCTGTATAGCTCAGGGTGGTGCGAAGAACTACATCGTGGTCATGCCTGACGCCGACATGGATGTGACCATACCGGCCACGGTGTCCAGCTTCTTCGGCAACACGGGCCAGAGATGCCTCGCTGGAAGCAACCTCCTCGTCGTGGACAAAGGGTTCAAGAAGAGTTTTCTGGACAAGTTTTCGCGGCGTAGCAAAGAGCTCGTGATAGGGCATGGTCTCGTGCAGGGTGTTGAGATGGGGCCTCTTGTGAACAAGGCCGCGCAGACGCGTGTCAAAACCTATGTTGAGAAGGGTGTTGAAGAGGGCGCGAGGCTATTGCTGGACGGCACAGAGGTGAGTGTTCAGCAGTTTCCTGATGGATTTTACCTGGGAGCAAACATCTTCGACGAAGTGACACCGGACATGACCATCGCGCGGGAGGAGATTTTCGGGCCAGTGGCGTCCGTGATAACAGCCTCCAGCCTCGATGAAGCCATCGAAACAATTAACACAAGAACCGACTACGGAAACATGGCGTGTATCTTCACCTCAAGCGGCTCAAACGCGGCGAAATTCATCAAAAACGTCAACGCCGGAAACATCGGAGTGAACATCGGCGTAGCCGCTCCAGCGGCATACTTCCCCTTCGCCGGAAGAAAAAACAGCTTCTACGGTGTCCTACATGGACAGATAGATTCCGTCGACTTCTTCACCGACAAAAAAGTCGTGATAACCCGTTGGTGA
- a CDS encoding phenylalanyl-tRNA synthetase beta chain yields the protein MPVVNIDVEKLRRLVGRSLTLEEISDNLAALGMSVEETGDILRVEYNPNRPDFSSVYGVAAALRSYLGIETGLRKRSYPLSGISVYVDKSVENIRPHIVCAVVRNVELSEAELIEFIAMQEDLHWIIGRNRRKTAIGLHDLSAISPPFTYKAVGMDEVRFVPLKDYRAMTPREVLSKSEIGRKHAWLLKDASKAPVIVDSRGQVFSMPPIVNASITELTPGRRDIFIDVTGTDWEKVNQALNILAEAFADAGGVVQRVRVVYGRKGFYTPDTRPLEMMLDMELVKRLTGLQLSLREATRLLRRMGMEPRVKGKRLRVLYPRHRADILHPVDLVEDIAIAYGYNNMTPVAPQSNTYGSLRPQTTFYEKVAETMLGLGFTEVHNLMLTNEQTHYQMSGLDEIEHVTLANPATREYTMVRTSLIPSLLATLANNTDNLYPQRIFELGDIIHIEPAAPEKTVRMKKLAAAIAYAEAGYSEAKSVLDELLKLLQLKPEYIPATMGTFIEGRCAALTIDGSKAGIVGEVSPTVLENFGIEMPVTLFEIEIEKLYKLQQLYRAE from the coding sequence ATGCCGGTTGTCAACATAGACGTTGAGAAACTACGGCGTCTCGTGGGAAGAAGCCTTACCCTCGAGGAAATATCCGACAACTTGGCGGCCCTTGGCATGAGTGTCGAGGAGACCGGCGACATCTTACGTGTGGAATACAACCCCAACAGACCCGATTTCTCAAGCGTATACGGCGTCGCAGCAGCTCTTCGAAGCTACCTCGGAATAGAAACAGGTCTCAGGAAAAGAAGCTACCCGCTCTCGGGGATAAGTGTTTACGTCGACAAAAGTGTCGAAAACATCCGGCCACACATCGTCTGCGCAGTAGTCAGAAACGTCGAACTCTCCGAGGCCGAGCTCATCGAGTTTATTGCGATGCAGGAGGACCTTCACTGGATAATTGGCCGAAACAGGAGAAAAACAGCTATAGGGTTACATGACCTATCGGCAATATCTCCGCCGTTCACATACAAAGCTGTAGGCATGGATGAGGTAAGGTTCGTCCCGTTGAAGGATTACAGGGCCATGACGCCGCGTGAGGTGTTGTCAAAGAGCGAGATAGGCCGGAAACATGCTTGGCTGCTAAAAGACGCCTCCAAAGCGCCTGTCATCGTCGACAGCCGTGGACAGGTTTTCTCGATGCCACCCATAGTAAACGCCTCGATAACAGAGCTGACACCGGGCAGAAGAGACATCTTCATCGACGTGACTGGCACAGACTGGGAAAAAGTGAACCAGGCCTTGAACATTCTCGCCGAAGCCTTCGCAGACGCGGGCGGCGTTGTGCAGCGTGTGAGGGTTGTGTATGGGAGGAAAGGCTTCTACACGCCTGATACCAGGCCTCTTGAGATGATGCTGGACATGGAGCTGGTGAAGAGGTTGACGGGGTTGCAGCTTTCGTTGAGAGAGGCCACCAGGCTTCTGCGGAGAATGGGTATGGAGCCGCGTGTAAAGGGAAAAAGGCTACGAGTTCTCTATCCACGGCATCGTGCAGACATTCTCCATCCAGTCGACTTGGTTGAGGACATCGCCATCGCTTATGGCTACAACAACATGACACCGGTCGCCCCGCAGTCAAACACCTACGGCTCTCTAAGGCCCCAGACAACATTTTACGAAAAAGTAGCGGAGACGATGCTGGGACTCGGCTTCACAGAAGTCCACAACCTCATGCTAACAAATGAGCAAACACACTATCAAATGTCCGGTTTAGACGAAATAGAGCATGTTACGCTCGCGAACCCAGCCACACGCGAATACACCATGGTCAGAACATCCCTCATCCCATCACTTTTGGCAACACTCGCAAACAACACGGACAATCTATACCCTCAGAGAATCTTTGAGCTCGGCGACATCATACATATCGAGCCAGCGGCCCCGGAGAAAACTGTGAGGATGAAGAAACTGGCCGCAGCCATCGCATACGCAGAAGCGGGCTACAGCGAGGCAAAAAGCGTCCTCGACGAACTCCTCAAACTTCTCCAACTAAAACCCGAATACATTCCAGCAACCATGGGAACATTTATCGAGGGAAGATGCGCAGCTCTCACAATCGACGGCTCAAAAGCAGGGATAGTCGGTGAGGTTTCTCCCACAGTGTTGGAGAACTTTGGCATAGAGATGCCCGTCACACTTTTCGAAATAGAGATAGAGAAACTATACAAGCTGCAACAACTATATCGCGCCGAGTGA
- a CDS encoding phenylalanyl-tRNA synthetase alpha subunit, which yields MNGFFIGLFGQYGGMTEALHWLEKAVLRSLYELGGAASYEELAAKAAENVRGWGRDGEAMLSSIAKACGWLRDKGYVTVEQETSRKFVALDAEGEEYVVKGLPERRVVEFLQRRGGEASVDEVRALERADIGLMWARRRGWVEFAKKNGATVVVLKGHVPPSTDVENFLRELKRGGEVEVPHAGALREVVDELLRRQRVVKLVERPVRKVVLTEKGREAVSLLEETVVPEVTRLTPELIRTGRWRELRLSRYDVKAPTPPIFAAKRHPLTELIRMVRQAYVEMGFEEIEGPIVELAFWNFDALFQPQDHPAREMQDTFYLLEPRAGDPPAQHVEAVRKVHENGGDTGSKGWRYKWSLEEARRLLLRTHTTATTIRHLATVKQPPVKVFCVDRIFRNEKVDWKHLAEFHQIEGIVVERDASLRMLMGVLRDFYSRLGLREIRFKPSYFPYTEPSMEVEVRLGGRWLELGGSGIFRPETTYPFGVKHPVLAWGLGLERLAMVIYGLEDIRTFHLNDLGWLRSVSPFQAFRTMRSM from the coding sequence TTGAATGGGTTTTTTATCGGGCTGTTCGGCCAATACGGGGGGATGACAGAGGCTCTTCACTGGCTTGAGAAAGCTGTTCTCCGTTCACTGTATGAGCTGGGCGGAGCCGCGTCCTATGAAGAGTTGGCCGCCAAGGCTGCCGAAAACGTTCGGGGATGGGGTAGGGACGGTGAAGCCATGCTCTCTTCCATCGCAAAGGCGTGTGGATGGCTCCGTGACAAAGGGTATGTAACTGTTGAGCAAGAGACGTCGCGGAAATTTGTGGCCTTAGATGCTGAGGGTGAGGAGTATGTTGTTAAGGGCCTGCCCGAGAGGAGGGTTGTCGAGTTTCTTCAGCGACGCGGTGGTGAAGCATCCGTCGACGAGGTGAGAGCTCTCGAGAGGGCGGATATTGGGCTTATGTGGGCGAGGCGCCGCGGCTGGGTTGAGTTTGCGAAAAAGAATGGTGCTACGGTGGTTGTGTTGAAGGGCCATGTTCCGCCGTCGACTGATGTGGAGAATTTCCTTAGGGAGTTGAAGAGGGGTGGCGAGGTGGAGGTTCCCCATGCGGGGGCGCTTCGTGAAGTGGTGGATGAGCTTCTGCGTAGGCAGCGTGTGGTGAAGCTTGTTGAGAGGCCTGTGAGAAAAGTGGTTTTGACTGAGAAGGGCCGCGAAGCCGTCTCTCTGCTTGAGGAGACGGTGGTGCCTGAGGTGACTCGTTTGACTCCCGAGCTTATCCGAACGGGGAGATGGCGCGAGTTGAGGCTGAGCCGCTACGATGTCAAAGCCCCCACACCACCTATCTTCGCCGCCAAAAGACATCCGCTCACCGAGCTAATACGCATGGTGAGACAGGCCTATGTCGAGATGGGGTTCGAGGAAATAGAGGGCCCGATTGTCGAGCTTGCTTTCTGGAACTTTGACGCGTTGTTTCAGCCACAGGATCATCCGGCCAGAGAAATGCAGGACACTTTTTACCTTCTTGAGCCCAGGGCTGGAGACCCTCCTGCTCAGCATGTTGAAGCTGTTCGCAAGGTGCATGAAAATGGTGGAGACACGGGGTCGAAGGGCTGGAGATACAAGTGGTCGCTTGAGGAGGCGCGGCGTCTTCTCCTGAGAACACACACCACCGCCACGACGATAAGACATCTCGCCACAGTTAAGCAGCCGCCGGTGAAAGTGTTCTGCGTCGACAGAATCTTTCGCAACGAGAAGGTGGATTGGAAGCATTTGGCGGAGTTTCACCAAATAGAGGGCATCGTCGTCGAGCGGGATGCAAGCCTCCGGATGTTGATGGGTGTTCTAAGGGATTTTTACAGCCGCTTGGGGTTGAGGGAGATACGGTTCAAGCCAAGCTACTTCCCCTACACAGAGCCGTCGATGGAGGTGGAGGTCAGGCTGGGCGGCAGATGGCTGGAGCTCGGGGGTTCAGGCATCTTCAGGCCCGAGACAACCTATCCATTCGGCGTAAAGCATCCTGTTCTGGCGTGGGGCCTCGGCTTAGAGAGGCTCGCCATGGTCATCTACGGGCTGGAGGACATCAGAACCTTCCATCTCAACGACCTGGGATGGCTGAGAAGCGTCTCACCTTTCCAAGCCTTCAGAACCATGAGGAGTATGTGA